One window of the candidate division KSB1 bacterium genome contains the following:
- the nagB gene encoding glucosamine-6-phosphate deaminase, which produces MLVIIKDNYDEISREGAKQIATLVKAKPDCVIGFATGSTPLGMYKELIRLHKDEGLDFSKVVTFNLDEYVGLAPSHEQSYNYFMWENLFKHINIDPRYVHIPMGIADDIELFCQWYEDKISEYGGIDVQILGIGVNGHIAFNEPGSSLGSRTRIKTLSEKTCQDNARFFKKPEEVPKYAITMGVGTIMEAKKLLLLANGAGKADAIKATVEGPVMAKFPATIVQLHQFATILIDHDAASKLEGDYI; this is translated from the coding sequence ATGCTTGTAATCATTAAAGACAATTATGATGAAATAAGCCGTGAGGGAGCAAAGCAAATAGCAACCCTTGTTAAGGCAAAACCTGATTGTGTCATTGGATTTGCTACCGGAAGCACGCCTCTTGGTATGTACAAGGAATTGATACGGTTGCACAAAGATGAAGGGCTGGACTTTTCTAAAGTCGTCACATTTAATTTGGATGAATATGTAGGTTTGGCTCCTTCCCATGAGCAAAGTTACAATTATTTTATGTGGGAAAATTTGTTTAAGCATATTAACATAGATCCCCGTTATGTTCATATTCCAATGGGAATCGCAGATGACATTGAGTTATTCTGTCAATGGTATGAAGATAAAATTAGTGAGTATGGGGGAATTGATGTGCAAATTTTGGGGATCGGAGTTAATGGTCATATTGCCTTTAATGAGCCTGGCTCCTCCCTGGGTTCCAGAACTCGGATAAAAACACTTAGTGAAAAAACCTGCCAGGACAATGCCCGCTTTTTTAAAAAACCGGAAGAAGTGCCGAAATATGCAATCACGATGGGTGTGGGTACTATCATGGAAGCAAAAAAGCTTTTGTTGTTGGCCAATGGCGCTGGAAAAGCGGATGCCATAAAGGCAACTGTGGAAGGACCGGTAATGGCAAAATTCCCGGCGACTATTGTGCAGCTGCATCAATTTGCAACCATACTCATTGACCATGATGCTGCTTCGAAACTTGAAGGGGATT